The Macrobrachium nipponense isolate FS-2020 chromosome 1, ASM1510439v2, whole genome shotgun sequence genome includes a window with the following:
- the LOC135218768 gene encoding uncharacterized protein LOC135218768: protein MAAGIATDDPNILVLHSDSILTQSSVSPSNLAIPDVLVNSTLTVTDTEIIDLSRITTIIPLTSKIDSFTDSGPLFSDLRMRNVSTALLLVILGTLAREGKPLKYQTKPPSHAFSLSFADEPEYNSFAFPKQFPRSPKYSAASKYPEFFGSTPASSPVYLKSVKPGRGSSRPPVYHGRAPSFCDPHNPPACASNGSYYCMHDSYYPTHDVELAIGDDPHLVQKYADVSEQSADDLVTQIAASQEAEFDYSYYIPAVYDITHWIGPEGYLCPSKVIYGTPKRARNVKGEWRVIVNGIRYYTQTARIETCLFPLTPCRMLAPCFKSKCIQKFIYHRMLSYDPCDPYKGLFVDIYKLPSACSCFVAAMHE, encoded by the exons ATGGCCGCAGGAATAGCCACCGACGATCCCAACATACTCGTTCTGCATTCAGACTCGATACTGACCCAGAGTTCAGTTTCACCCAGCAATCTGGCCATTCCAGACGTTTTAGTGAACAGTACTCTGACCGTCACAGACACAGAGATAATCGATCTTAGCAGAATTACTACAATTATCCCATTGACCAGTAAAATTGATTCATTCACTGACAGCGGGCCGTTGTTTTCCGATTTAAGAATGAGAAACGTCTCGACTGCACTTCTCCTG GTGATTCTGGGCACCTTGGCACGGGAGGGCAAGCCGCTGAAATACCAGACGAAGCCGCCCTCTCacgctttctctctttccttcgccGACGAACCCGAGTACAATTCCTTCGCCTTTCCCAAGCAGTTCCCGAGGTCCCCGAAATATTCCGCAGCCTCCAAGTACCCGGAATTCTTTGGCAGTACGCCTGCAAGCAGCCCCGTCTACCTGAAGTCCGTTAAGCCCGGCCGTGGGTCATCACGCCCTCCGGTTTATCATGGGCGGGCGCCCTCCTTCTGCGATCCTCACAACCCTCCCGCTTGCGCGTCCAACGGCAGTTATTATTGTATGCATGATTCCTATTACCCGAC GCATGACGTGGAATTAGCCATAGGCGATGATCCCCACCTGGTCCAGAAATATGCAGACGTAAGCGAGCAAAGTGCAGATGATCTCGTTACGCAAATCGCTGCCAGTCAGGAAGCAGAATTTGATTATTCCTATTACATCCCGGCCGTTTATGACATCACCCACTGGATCGGGCCGGAAG GTTACCTGTGTCCCTCCAAGGTGATATACGGAACCCCCAAAAGAGCACGAAATGTCAAAGGCGAATGGAGGGTGATCGTCAATGGCATTAGGTACTACACACAAACAGCCAGAATTGAAACCTGTTT GTTTCCCTTGACACCATGCCGCATGCTGGCCCCTTGCTTCAAGAGCAAATGCATCCAGAAGTTCATCTATCACCGAATGTTGTCCTACGATCCTTGCGATCCTTACAAAGGACTCTTTGTGGACATCTATAAGCTTCCGTCGGCTTGTTCGTGTTTCGTGGCTGCTATGCATGAGTGA
- the LOC135220160 gene encoding protein spaetzle-like produces the protein MAFKHLLILFLAVVVLGKPEAKPEADPKADPKPALVAHHGTHYHSTPKPHYGYTPAYNPTIYGPTYHSVTPSYHHVTPVYPAVTPGYAVTPAYPAVTPYPPVTPAYPVYPSPQPAVYHTHEVDYKCHGYESVPKCSYNTTKPWCLYDKEYPEYDIKEAIHYHKAEVLSLYADVADLSRFNSVDLPRYLDETYLCPSEIGYVRPLRAINTDGYWRIIVNNIKVDYEIFTQTTRIEECLSYGPCPLVPHCHESKCLQKSIYHRFLVYDPCDKYFPFAIETFKLPSTCACLLGAFFIGRK, from the exons TTGATATTATTTCTGGCAGTCGTCGTCCTCGGGAAACCGGAAGCCAAACCGGAGGCAGACCCGAAAGCAGACCCAAAACCTGCATTGGTCGCCCATCACGGAACCCACTACCATTCGACGCCCAAACCCCACTACGGTTACACCCCGGCATACAACCCCACCATCTACGGCCCTACTTACCACTCCGTAACCCCGTCCTACCATCACGTGACTCCCGTTTACCCAGCCGTAACGCCAGGATACGCCGTAACTCCCGCTTACCCGGCCGTAACGCCTTATCCGCCAGTCACTCCAGCATACCCAGTTTATCCGAGTCCCCAGCCCGCTGTATACCATACCCACGAAGTCGACTATAAGTGCCATGGATACGAGAGTGTGCCCAAATGCTCTTACAACACGACCAAACCCTGGTGCCTCTATGACAAAGAGTACCCGGAGTACGACATCAAGGAAGCCATCCACTACCACAAGGCCGAGGTCCTCTCCCTCTACGCCGACGTAGCTGATCTCTCCAGGTTCAACTCCGTCGACCTCCCGAGGTACCTCGACGAGACTTACTTGTGCCCTTCGGAGATCGGCTACGTGAGACCACTTCGGGCTATCAACACTGACGGTTACTGGAGGATTATCGTCAACAATATCAAG GTCGACTACGAGATTTTCACCCAAACGACGCGAATCGAAGAGTGCCTCAGCTACGGGCCATGCCCTCTGGTGCCCCACTGCCACGAGTCCAAATGCCTCCAGAAATCCATTTACCACCGTTTCCTGGTCTATGATCCTTGCGACAAGTACTTCCCCTTCGCCATCGAGACCTTCAAGCTGCCCTCAACCTGCGCCTGCCTTCTTGGTGCATTTTTCATCGGgcgtaaatga